The nucleotide window TCGGCACGGACGCCGGCGTCTTCGTGGTCGTTTGGTTCGACGCGCCAGACCTGCCGGCAAGCCACAAGCCTGTGTGGGCCAGTATTGAGAAGGCGAGAGAGCACCTTCGCGAGCAGGTCACGAAGGTGACTCAGGAATTCCCCGGCACCAGAATCGAGGCCATCGTTATCGACGCCTCGCTCCGGTAATCAGATTCGGGACCGCGTTCGCTCCGTGCTTCTCCGGTTCCTCAGCGGCCCAGATCAGGACGTGGGTGTCGAGGAGGAGCTTCACTCCATGTATTCCCGGGGATCGTCGAGCGGCGCGTCGAAATCAGGCGCCATGTGCAGGACCGTGCCTCGGAGCGTGCCCAGCCGAGGCGGCTTTCGCTCCAGTGAGGGCGTTGGGATCAGGCGGGCGACGGGGCGGTCGCCTTCGGTGATGACGACCTCCTCGCCCGGGGAGAGCTGACGGATCAACTCCGACAGCCTCGCCTGCGCTTCCTGAACGGAGATCGTGCTCACGGCGGACTCCCTCGGTACAGGGGACCGGAGTCGATGACGGAGGGATCGACTCCGGTCTCCATGATACGCCGACGACGCCTGGTCCGACGGAGGAATCCCGACCGTCTCACCCCTCGTCCAGCGAGAACGCCTTGCGGAGGCTCGCCAGCGCGAGTTGGCCGTTGGCGGCGTCGGCGCCGACGTTGATGCGGACTTCGCTGGTGTTGATGAGCTTGATGTTGATGGAGGCGTCGGCCAGGGCGCGGAACATGGCGGTGGCGACGCCGGTGTGGGTCCGCATGCCCACGCCCGAGACCGCCAGCTTGGCCAGGTCGGGTTCGATGACCACCTTGCCGCCGCCGAACGGACGAACGGCCTCGGCGGCGCGGTCGGCGGAGTCGCGGGGGACGGTGAACGACAGGTCGGTCAGGCCCGACAGGCTCACGTTCTGCACGATCATGTCCACGAACACCCCGGCGTCGCCGATGGCCCGGAAGACCTTCGCCGCGTAGCCGGGCGCGTCGGGGACGCCGAAGAGGGCCACGTTCGCCTGGGCCTCGTCCAGGTCGACGCCCGCGATGACGAGGTCTTCCATGCCCTGGGGCAGGTCGGGGTCGGCGTCGGAGGCCACCAGCGGGACCAGCTTCATCGGCCGCTTGCCGGCCGGGGTGGGGTAGAACGGCTGCGGGGCTTCGGCGTGGACCTGTTCCAGCAGGAATGCCTTGTGCACCGCCCGGAGCGCCGCGGGGGCCTTGGTACGCTCGACCAGCACGCTGATCTTGATCTCGCTGGTGGTGATCATCTGGATGTTGATCCCCTCGTTGGCGAGGGCCTCGAACATCGTCGTGGCGACGCCGGTGTGGGTCCGCATCCCCTGGCCGACCACCGAGACCTTGGCGACCTCCGCGTCATGCTGCACGGACGCCGCGCCCACCGCCTGCGCGGCGCTCTCGGCGGCGGAGAGGGTCTCCGGCAGGTCCCCCTTCGCGACCGTGAAGCTGATCTCCGCCTTCCCCTCCACGGCCACGTTCTGCACGATCATGTCCACGACGATCGCCGCCTTGGAGATCGTGTGGAAGATCCGGTGGACCACGCCCGGCCGGTCGGGGACGCCCTGGATGGTGATCCGGGCCTCGTCCTTCGCCAGCGCCGCGCCGGTGACCGGGACGCCCAGTCGGCGGGCGTCGGACTCGGCGACGATCCAGGTCCCCGCCGCGTCGGAGAAGCTGCTGCGGACGTGGATCGGCACGCCGTACTTCTTGGCGAACTCGATCGACCGCGAGTGCATCACGCCCGCGCCCAGGCTGGCCAGCTCCAGCATCTCGTCATAGCTGATGCGGTCGATCTTGCGAGCCTCGGGGACGATCCGGGGGTCCGTCGTGTAGACGCCGTCGACGTCCGTGTAGATCTCGCAGGCCGAGGCCCCCAGCACGGCGGCCAGCGCGACGGCCGTGGTGTCGGACCCGCCGCGGCCCAGGGTCGTGATGTTGTAGTTCTCGTCGACCCCCTGGAAGCCGGCGACGATCACGATCCGCCCCTCGTCGAGCGCCGCCTGCATGCGGTCGGTCGAGATGTTGCGGATCCGGGCCTTGGTGTGGAAGCTGTCCGTCACCAGGCCGATCTGGGCGCCGGTGAAGCTGATGGCGGGGACGCCCAGAGCCTCGACGGCCATGGCCATGAGGGCCACGCTCACCTGCTCGCCCGTGGAGAGGAGCATGTCCATCTCGCGGGCCGGGGGCCGGTCGTTGATCTCGCGAGCCAGGGCCACCAGTTCATCGGTGGTGTGCCCCCGGGCCGAGACGACGACCAGAACCTGGTCCCCCCGCTTGTGAGCCTGAATCGCCCGCCGGGCGGCGGCCAGGATCTTATTGGAATCGGCGACGCTGGTGCCGCCGAACTTCTGCACGAGCAATGCCACGGCCGACTCCCGTCTCTCTCGCTTCGCCACATCACATCTTGCATGCGCGGAAAAGGACCGGCTCGCGGCCTCCGCGTCGTTGAAAGGCTACTATTCTAGCGGCAGGCCTCACCGCCCGCGAGGCATCACCCACGTCGGCGAGATGCGGCCTGTCGTCGAATCTGGTCGAGAAGACGCGATGTCGGATTTCAGGGGCCGCGTCGTCGACGTCGCCCCTCCAGGCTGGCGTCGGGCACGCCGGGGGTCCGTGATCGGAAGATCACGAACGCCCCCTCACCCAACCGATTCGGGGAAAACCAACAGGCAGATTCCGCCGGGATTCCGCACCGACTCATCGATGAGCCCCTCGAAGCCGCCGGCCTGATACAGTTGGTCTCCGAACACCTGGGTCGGCGCATCCGGGATGAGCTTCCACTTCCCCGCGAGTTCTTCGGCGGAGGTTCCGAGTCGGCCCTGAACCTCTGCCGACCTGAGATCCAGCATCAGCCCGACCCGAATGTGGACGCCGATCACCACCACCTCGTCGGGCGGCGTCAGCTTCGCGGGAGGGACGCCCGAAGCCCGCACGGTGTAGAAGGGCTGATTGCCCTCTCGATGAGCAGTCTCGGCGTCGAGGGCGACGTAAAGTGCGCGATGCGTCCGGCCTGGCGAAACGAACCGAGAGCCGATCAACCTCGAGGGGGAAGCATGAAGCGGAGACGGTTTCTCGGGATGCAGGAAATGCCGCAAGGCGATCGACCGAAATCCGAAAGAGTCGATCGGGCTGAAGACGTTCTCGCGTCGTAGGGCTCGCAGCTCGACGTCGAGCGACAAGCGGTCAAGCATAGTTCGGGTTCGGCCCCCACTGAGACTCCAGGTCCTGCAGAACGAACTCCCCCCGGCTGGCGAGGATCGCGTCGCGCGCCGTTGTGGGGTATCCCGTATCCGGAGAATCCAACCAGGCGTCGGCGGCTTCTTGAGAGCCCAGATGCTCGATCAGAATCGCTAGCACCTGCGCAAGGGAATCCGGGGGTGTCGAGCAACCGTCGCCGCGTTTCCGTCGTACATCGACGAGCGACGACGATGCTTTAGGGTCAAGGGACGTGCCGGGGCCGCTCCCCTTCTTCGATCCCGATCTTGCCGCCATATTCATGGCCTCCACCGATTGACGCCGGAGGTTCTCGGGCCCGAAGAGAGAGGCCCAGCCGCTCACCCTGAAAGAGGCTCCGGTTGATTCGCCCTCATCGCATTATAGTCTCGTCGAGACGATTGTTGAGCGCGACCCACTCACAACAACGTGAAGGCCGCCGAGGCGAGGGCCAGCAGGATCCAGGCGGCGGCTAACGCCCAGGCGAAGAGGTCGACCCAGTCGAGCGGTCGGGCGGGGCGGGGGCTCGCCGCTCGGAGGACGGCCGCCGCGGCGATCGCCATCCCGGTCTGCTCGGCCAGCAGGCGGCAGTAGTAGAGAACCTTGCCGTCGGTGAACTGGGCCAGCGTCCACCCCGTCGCGAGCCAGATCGCCAAGAGGACCGCCGTGTCGGCGATCAGGACGAGGAGAGTCGCCGCTCCAACCACCCCCGCCGGGTCAGCGAGAACCCCGCGCAGCGGCCGACCGGCCCGGAGCAGGGCGATCGCCAGCAAGGTCAGCGACAGGGGCGCCAGCAGCGCGACGGTCCCCAGCGCCTGGAAGTAATACCTCTGAAGCGAATCGGGGACCTGCCGCCAGATCGCCATGGAGGCGACGGTCCGCCAGAAGGCGAACGCGAAAGCCGCCCCCGCGACCAGGATCATGAGGTCGACGATCGTCGCGGCCCTGCGATGGGGTTCGGTCATAAAAGGGCTCGCCGCGTCGTGTTGGTGGCGACCGCCGTCGCGTCGCTTCGACGACGACCGCAGGCGCCCCGATCTTACACTTGTCGATGCCGGTCCGCAACGATCAAGCCGGAAGCCGGCCGCGTCATGACAAAGCGCCGGGTCGAGGCGGTCGAGCGGACGCAGCGTTGCCTGTAGACGACGTCCGCCCCCCGGATGCGACGCCCGGCGCGTCTCTGTGCATCTCGCCGAACGCGCGGTCGATTCGATGCAACCGGCCCGGTCGGTTTCATCGGCTCGGCCGGTAATTGTGTCGGGGGGACGTCCGACGGTCGCCGCCCCTGCGAGCCGCCTGCGACGAATCCCGACCGGAAGAGGAGACGCGAGCATGTTCGAAGCGAGAGACGCCCTGGAACCAGCGACGATCGTATTCTGCATTGAGGCCGGCTGGCTGGAAGCCGAGGCGTTGTTGATGGTGAAATCGCTGAGGAAATGGGGAGGGCGGCTGGGCGAGTCTCGTGTTCTGGCGGTCGTTCCACGCAAGGGGACGGGGCCGAGTCGCAAGTCGATCGCGGCCTTGGAGGAGTTGAACGTCGAGGTGATCGACGGCTCGGCGTTCAACCACCGTCCCTGGTACAACTTCAACAACAAGGTCGTGGGGGTGCTTGTCGCCGAGGAGGTCGCCGAGACGCCGGCGATCGTCTGGCTGGACAGCGACGTCCTATTCCTCAGCCCCCCCGAGGGTCTGGGCCTGTTTCCGGGAGAGGAGTTCGCGGCCCGTCGCGAGACGCTGCCGCCGAACGAGTCCGAGGATGACGGCCCGTTCGCCCGAACGATGCGCTGGAGTTGCGATGCGGTGGGCGTGCCCTGGCGGGAGATCCCCCGGCTGCCGGCCTCGGCCCCGTTCCGGGCCCAGCGGATGCACCTCAACGCCGGGGTCTACGCGTTCCGCAACGGCATGGGCTTCGCGACGACCTATGCCGGCCACGTCGACGTCCTGATCGAGCGGGGAGTCACCCTGGAGGGGGGCAACTACTACTTCAACGAGCAGGCGGCGGTGATGCTCACCGCCGTCGGCCGACGCCTGCGGTTCCGCGAGTTGTCGGTGGCCGACCATCACATGGTCTTCCCCGCCCAGATCGACCTGGCCGGCTCGCCGTCGATCGCGGACTCCCACCTGATCCACTACAGCGCCTCGATGAGCCCGACGCACTGGCCCCGACTGATGGAGCGCTTCCGTCGCGAGCGGCCCGAGCACTACGAATGGCTCCATGAACACGGCCCGATCGACCGCAAGGCCCCCCCCGCGACCCCCTCTTTGCTGGTCCATAAGGTGTCCCGCAAACTCCGCGGCGAAATCCACCGTTGGAAGTGCCTGCGGGCCGAGTCGGCTCGCGTCCGCGTCCCCGCTCGTCACGCGGCGATCGGCCGACCGATGAGGCCCTTCGCGACGGCCGGCCTTGCCGAAGCCAAGGCCGTTTCCGATAATGCGGCCTACAAATAGAACGACCGCGACGGGGACGACCGCGACGGCTCTCCCCAGCCGTCGCAGAGATCCGGCCTCCCGGGCCGAGGCTTCTTGAGGAACCGCAACGTGAAGATCGCAGTCATCGGTACGGGGTACGTCGGACTGGTGCAGGGGACCTGCCTGGCCGAGAGCGGCAACGACGTCGTCTGCGTCGACAAGGTCGCCGCCAAGGTCGAGGGCCTCAAGCAGGGGA belongs to Paludisphaera rhizosphaerae and includes:
- a CDS encoding RES family NAD+ phosphorylase, whose translation is MLDRLSLDVELRALRRENVFSPIDSFGFRSIALRHFLHPEKPSPLHASPSRLIGSRFVSPGRTHRALYVALDAETAHREGNQPFYTVRASGVPPAKLTPPDEVVVIGVHIRVGLMLDLRSAEVQGRLGTSAEELAGKWKLIPDAPTQVFGDQLYQAGGFEGLIDESVRNPGGICLLVFPESVG
- a CDS encoding type II toxin-antitoxin system Phd/YefM family antitoxin — its product is MSTISVQEAQARLSELIRQLSPGEEVVITEGDRPVARLIPTPSLERKPPRLGTLRGTVLHMAPDFDAPLDDPREYME
- a CDS encoding aspartate kinase, with amino-acid sequence MALLVQKFGGTSVADSNKILAAARRAIQAHKRGDQVLVVVSARGHTTDELVALAREINDRPPAREMDMLLSTGEQVSVALMAMAVEALGVPAISFTGAQIGLVTDSFHTKARIRNISTDRMQAALDEGRIVIVAGFQGVDENYNITTLGRGGSDTTAVALAAVLGASACEIYTDVDGVYTTDPRIVPEARKIDRISYDEMLELASLGAGVMHSRSIEFAKKYGVPIHVRSSFSDAAGTWIVAESDARRLGVPVTGAALAKDEARITIQGVPDRPGVVHRIFHTISKAAIVVDMIVQNVAVEGKAEISFTVAKGDLPETLSAAESAAQAVGAASVQHDAEVAKVSVVGQGMRTHTGVATTMFEALANEGINIQMITTSEIKISVLVERTKAPAALRAVHKAFLLEQVHAEAPQPFYPTPAGKRPMKLVPLVASDADPDLPQGMEDLVIAGVDLDEAQANVALFGVPDAPGYAAKVFRAIGDAGVFVDMIVQNVSLSGLTDLSFTVPRDSADRAAEAVRPFGGGKVVIEPDLAKLAVSGVGMRTHTGVATAMFRALADASINIKLINTSEVRINVGADAANGQLALASLRKAFSLDEG